In the Sphingomonas sp. LM7 genome, one interval contains:
- a CDS encoding pirin family protein, with amino-acid sequence MIEKRTFESLGHADHGWLNARHHFSFADYYDPARTSWGSLRVWNDDEIAANSGFPAHPHQNMEIITYVRSGAITHQDSLGNKGRTEAGDVQVMSAGNGVRHSEYNLEPETTRIFQIWIVPREAGGQPSWGAKPFPKGDRSGKFVTLASGFEGDDEALPIRANARVLGATLKAGESVEHSIGDGRHVYLVPAVGAVEIDGERIDTRDGAALSGGQTVTIKALEDAEIVLVDAE; translated from the coding sequence ATGATCGAGAAACGCACTTTTGAAAGCCTCGGCCATGCCGACCATGGCTGGCTCAATGCCCGCCACCATTTCAGCTTCGCCGATTATTATGATCCGGCCCGCACGAGCTGGGGCTCGCTCCGCGTGTGGAACGACGACGAGATCGCCGCGAACAGCGGTTTCCCGGCGCATCCGCACCAGAATATGGAGATCATCACCTATGTCCGCTCGGGTGCGATCACCCATCAGGACTCGCTGGGCAACAAAGGCCGCACCGAGGCCGGCGACGTCCAGGTGATGAGCGCAGGCAACGGCGTGCGCCACTCCGAATATAATCTCGAGCCCGAGACCACGCGCATCTTCCAGATCTGGATCGTGCCGCGCGAGGCCGGCGGCCAGCCGAGCTGGGGCGCCAAGCCCTTCCCCAAGGGCGACCGTTCGGGGAAGTTCGTCACGCTCGCCTCGGGTTTCGAAGGCGATGACGAGGCGCTGCCGATCCGGGCCAATGCCCGGGTCCTGGGCGCGACACTCAAGGCCGGCGAAAGCGTCGAGCACAGCATCGGTGACGGTCGCCACGTTTACCTCGTCCCCGCCGTCGGCGCAGTCGAGATCGACGGCGAGCGCATCGACACCCGCGACGGCGCGGCGCTCTCGGGCGGCCAGACCGTGACGATCAAGGCACTCGAAGACGCCGAGATCGTCCTGGTCGACGCCGAATAA
- the arfB gene encoding alternative ribosome rescue aminoacyl-tRNA hydrolase ArfB, translated as MADLPDEAIVEEKFLAASGPGGQNVNKVATAVQLRINVFALGLPPYAYQQLKTLAGTKMTAAGELVITARKFRTQDANRSDARERVAELIDKALERQARRVKTKPSKGAKARRVDEKKGRSEVKAGRGRVRFD; from the coding sequence GTGGCTGATCTGCCCGACGAGGCGATCGTCGAGGAGAAGTTCCTCGCCGCCTCCGGCCCGGGCGGCCAGAACGTCAACAAGGTCGCGACCGCGGTCCAGCTGCGGATCAACGTGTTCGCGCTCGGCCTGCCGCCTTATGCCTATCAGCAGCTCAAGACGCTGGCGGGCACCAAGATGACCGCCGCGGGCGAGCTGGTGATCACCGCGCGCAAGTTCCGCACCCAGGACGCCAACCGCAGCGATGCCCGCGAGCGGGTCGCCGAGCTGATCGACAAGGCACTCGAACGCCAGGCGAGGCGCGTGAAGACCAAGCCGAGCAAGGGAGCGAAGGCGCGGCGTGTGGACGAAAAGAAGGGCCGCAGCGAGGTGAAAGCGGGACGCGGACGGGTGCGGTTCGACTGA
- a CDS encoding RluA family pseudouridine synthase: MLHDRVLFIDGEAMVIDKPAGLPVDRPRDRSQSLEDMLEQLTFGFQRLPLPVHRLDRDTSGCLLLARNPKAHKRFGQAFEAGTVVKRYVAILEGEPADEEGAIDLPLIKISTEEEGWRMTGANNGKPARTRWQVLERRNGRAMLAFFPETGRTHQIRVHAAEGLGLPIVGDPVYGKGGPAVMLHAAALTIPREGKPDIHAEAPLPLRFGNIGFGRG; encoded by the coding sequence ATGCTCCATGACCGCGTACTCTTCATCGACGGCGAAGCGATGGTGATCGACAAGCCCGCCGGCCTGCCGGTCGATCGCCCGCGCGACCGCTCGCAAAGCCTGGAGGACATGCTCGAGCAGCTGACCTTCGGCTTCCAGCGCCTGCCCCTGCCCGTCCACCGGCTCGACCGCGATACCAGCGGATGCCTGTTGCTCGCGCGCAATCCCAAGGCGCACAAGCGCTTCGGCCAGGCGTTCGAAGCCGGCACCGTGGTCAAGCGCTATGTCGCGATCCTCGAAGGCGAACCCGCCGACGAGGAAGGCGCGATCGACCTGCCGCTGATCAAGATCTCCACCGAGGAGGAAGGCTGGCGGATGACCGGCGCCAATAACGGCAAGCCCGCGCGCACGCGCTGGCAGGTGCTCGAGCGCAGGAACGGCCGGGCGATGCTCGCCTTCTTCCCCGAGACCGGCCGCACCCACCAGATACGTGTCCACGCCGCCGAGGGCCTCGGCCTGCCGATCGTCGGAGACCCGGTCTATGGCAAGGGCGGCCCCGCCGTGATGCTCCACGCCGCCGCGCTGACCATCCCGCGCGAAGGCAAGCCCGACATCCACGCCGAAGCGCCGCTGCCGCTGCGCTTCGGCAATATCGGCTTCGGCCGTGGCTGA
- the wrbA gene encoding NAD(P)H:quinone oxidoreductase produces MSKILVLYYSSYGHLAKMADAVAEGARSAGAQVDVRRVPETAPAEVAAASGFVADHSHPVLEDVNELANYDGIIVGAPTRFGRMSSQMASFWDRAGGVWFQGQLNGKVGGAFTSTASQHGGQETTLFSIITNLLHFGLTIVGLDYGFQGQAGVDEVKGGSPYGATTIADGDGSRLPSQVELDGARYQGRRIAEVANKLAA; encoded by the coding sequence ATGTCCAAGATCCTCGTCCTCTATTATTCGTCCTACGGCCACCTCGCGAAGATGGCCGATGCCGTCGCCGAGGGCGCGCGCAGCGCCGGCGCGCAAGTCGATGTCCGCCGCGTTCCCGAGACCGCGCCCGCCGAAGTCGCGGCCGCATCGGGCTTCGTCGCCGATCATAGCCATCCGGTGCTCGAGGACGTCAACGAGCTCGCCAACTATGACGGCATCATCGTCGGCGCGCCGACTCGCTTCGGCCGGATGTCGAGCCAGATGGCGAGCTTCTGGGATCGTGCCGGCGGCGTCTGGTTCCAGGGCCAGCTCAACGGCAAGGTCGGCGGCGCCTTTACGTCAACTGCTTCGCAGCATGGCGGTCAGGAAACCACGCTCTTCTCGATCATCACCAACCTGCTCCACTTCGGCCTGACGATCGTCGGGCTCGACTATGGATTCCAGGGGCAGGCCGGCGTCGACGAGGTCAAGGGCGGCTCGCCCTATGGCGCGACGACGATCGCCGATGGCGACGGCAGCCGCCTGCCGAGCCAGGTCGAACTGGACGGCGCGCGCTATCAGGGCCGCCGCATCGCCGAGGTGGCCAACAAGCTCGCGGCCTGA